A genomic segment from Pseudomonas mendocina encodes:
- the hisF gene encoding imidazole glycerol phosphate synthase subunit HisF, which produces MALAKRIIPCLDVDNGRVVKGVKFENIRDAGDPVEIARRYDEQGADEITFLDITASVDGRDTTLHTVERMASQVFIPLTVGGGVRTVQDIRNLLNAGADKVSINTAAVFNPEFVGEAAARFGSQCIVVAIDAKRVSAPGEPGRWEIFTHGGRKPTGLDAVEWARKMEGLGAGEILLTSMDQDGVKSGYDLGVTRAISEAVRVPVIASGGVGNLQHLADGILEGKADAVLAASIFHFGEYTVPEAKAYLASRGIVVR; this is translated from the coding sequence ATGGCACTGGCAAAACGCATCATCCCCTGCCTCGACGTGGACAATGGCCGCGTGGTCAAGGGTGTCAAGTTCGAGAACATCCGCGATGCCGGCGACCCGGTGGAGATCGCTCGTCGCTACGACGAGCAGGGCGCCGACGAGATCACCTTCCTCGACATCACCGCCAGTGTCGACGGTCGCGATACCACGCTGCATACCGTCGAGCGCATGGCCAGCCAGGTCTTCATCCCGCTGACCGTCGGCGGTGGTGTGCGCACCGTGCAGGACATCCGCAACCTGCTCAACGCCGGCGCCGACAAGGTGTCGATCAACACCGCTGCCGTGTTCAACCCCGAGTTCGTCGGTGAGGCTGCTGCGCGTTTCGGTTCGCAGTGCATAGTCGTCGCCATCGATGCCAAGCGCGTGTCGGCGCCCGGTGAGCCGGGGCGTTGGGAAATCTTCACCCATGGCGGGCGCAAGCCGACCGGTCTCGATGCCGTCGAGTGGGCGCGCAAGATGGAAGGCCTGGGTGCCGGCGAAATCCTGCTCACCAGCATGGATCAGGACGGTGTGAAGAGCGGCTACGACCTCGGCGTGACCCGCGCCATCAGCGAGGCCGTACGGGTGCCGGTGATCGCCTCCGGCGGTGTCGGCAACCTGCAGCACCTGGCCGACGGTATTCTCGAAGGCAAGGCCGACGCGGTGCTGGCTGCGAGTATTTTTCACTTCGGTGAATACACCGTGCCGGAGGCCAAGGCCTACCTGGCCAGTCGCGGTATCGTCGTGCGCTGA
- the hisB gene encoding imidazoleglycerol-phosphate dehydratase HisB, producing MAERTAFVERNTLETQVKVSINLDGTGKARFDIGVPFLEHMLDQIARHGLIDLDIECKGDLHIDDHHTVEDVGITLGQAFAKAIGDKKGMTRYGHSYVPLDEALSRVVIDFSGRPGLQMHVPFTRAVVGNFDVDLFQEFFQGFVNHALVSLHIDNLRGHNTHHQIETVFKAFGRALRMAVELDPRMAGQMPSTKGCL from the coding sequence ATGGCCGAACGTACGGCATTCGTCGAGCGCAATACCCTGGAGACCCAGGTCAAGGTCTCGATCAACCTGGATGGCACCGGCAAGGCCAGATTCGATATTGGCGTGCCCTTCCTCGAGCACATGCTCGACCAGATCGCCCGTCATGGCCTGATCGACCTCGACATCGAGTGCAAGGGCGATCTGCATATCGACGATCACCATACCGTCGAGGACGTCGGCATCACCCTCGGTCAGGCCTTCGCCAAGGCCATCGGCGACAAGAAGGGCATGACCCGTTACGGCCATTCCTACGTGCCGCTGGACGAAGCGCTGTCGCGCGTGGTGATCGACTTCTCCGGGCGTCCGGGCCTGCAGATGCACGTGCCGTTCACCCGTGCTGTGGTTGGCAACTTCGATGTCGATCTGTTCCAGGAATTCTTCCAGGGCTTCGTCAACCATGCGCTGGTGTCGCTGCACATCGACAATCTGCGCGGGCACAACACCCACCACCAGATCGAGACCGTGTTCAAGGCATTCGGTCGCGCGCTGCGCATGGCTGTCGAGCTGGACCCGCGCATGGCCGGGCAGATGCCGTCGACCAAGGGCTGCCTGTAA
- a CDS encoding S41 family peptidase, which translates to MPHRFRPTCLALALGLLLGVPALQAAEPAPAPAPAASSKAPLPLDDLRTFAEVMDRIKAAYVEPVSDKTLLENAIKGMLSNLDPHSAYLEPEAFAELQESTSGEFGGLGIEVGMEDGFVKVVSPIDDTPASKAGIQPGDLIVKIDGQPTKGLSMMEAVDKMRGKAGSKIELTLVRDGGRPFDLTLTRAVIKVRSVKSQMLEDGYGYLRISQFQVNTGEEVGKALTKLRQENGNKKLRGLVMDLRNNPGGVLQAAVEVADHFLKSGLIVYTEGRLANSELRFNADPADASEGVPLVVLINGGSASASEIVAGALQDHKRAVLMGTDSFGKGSVQTVLPLNNDRALKLTTALYFTPNGRSIQAQGIIPDIEVARAKVTREQDAEGIKEADLQGHLGNGNGGADRPSKGAQAARTERPQDDDYQLSQALNLLKGLSVTRGN; encoded by the coding sequence ATGCCCCATCGCTTTCGCCCCACCTGCCTGGCTCTGGCCCTTGGGCTGCTGCTCGGCGTTCCAGCCCTGCAAGCCGCCGAGCCTGCCCCCGCGCCGGCACCGGCGGCAAGCAGCAAGGCTCCGTTGCCGCTGGACGATCTGCGCACCTTCGCCGAGGTGATGGACCGTATCAAGGCCGCCTATGTCGAGCCGGTGAGCGACAAGACCCTGCTCGAGAATGCCATCAAGGGCATGCTCAGCAACCTTGACCCGCACTCAGCCTACCTAGAGCCGGAAGCCTTCGCCGAGCTGCAGGAAAGCACCAGCGGCGAGTTCGGCGGCCTGGGCATCGAGGTCGGCATGGAGGACGGCTTCGTCAAGGTGGTCTCCCCCATCGACGACACTCCGGCGTCCAAGGCCGGCATTCAGCCCGGCGACCTGATCGTGAAGATCGATGGTCAGCCGACCAAGGGCCTGTCAATGATGGAAGCCGTGGACAAGATGCGCGGCAAGGCCGGCAGCAAGATCGAGCTGACGCTGGTACGCGACGGCGGCCGCCCCTTCGACCTGACCCTGACCCGCGCAGTGATCAAGGTGCGCAGCGTCAAGAGCCAGATGCTCGAAGACGGCTACGGCTACCTGCGCATCTCGCAATTCCAGGTCAACACCGGCGAAGAAGTTGGCAAGGCGCTGACCAAGCTGCGCCAGGAGAACGGCAACAAGAAGCTGCGCGGCCTGGTCATGGACCTGCGCAATAACCCGGGCGGCGTGCTGCAGGCTGCAGTGGAAGTGGCCGACCACTTCCTCAAGAGCGGGCTGATCGTCTACACCGAGGGCCGCCTGGCCAACTCGGAGCTGCGCTTCAATGCCGACCCGGCCGACGCCAGCGAAGGCGTACCGCTGGTGGTGCTGATCAACGGCGGCAGCGCCTCGGCCTCGGAAATCGTCGCCGGCGCGCTGCAGGACCACAAGCGCGCCGTGCTGATGGGCACCGACAGCTTCGGCAAGGGCTCGGTGCAGACCGTGTTGCCGTTGAACAACGACCGCGCGCTGAAGCTGACTACCGCACTGTACTTCACGCCCAACGGCCGCTCGATCCAGGCCCAGGGAATCATCCCGGACATCGAGGTCGCGCGCGCCAAGGTCACCCGCGAACAGGACGCAGAGGGCATCAAGGAAGCCGACCTGCAGGGGCATCTGGGCAACGGCAACGGCGGCGCGGATCGCCCGAGCAAAGGCGCGCAGGCTGCACGTACCGAACGCCCGCAGGACGACGACTACCAGCTGAGCCAGGCGCTCAACCTGCTCAAGGGCCTGAGCGTCACACGCGGCAATTGA
- the gpmI gene encoding 2,3-bisphosphoglycerate-independent phosphoglycerate mutase, with amino-acid sequence MSATPKPLVLIILDGFGHSDKPEYNAIHAANTPVYDRLRATYPHGLISGSGMDVGLPDGQMGNSEVGHMNLGAGRVVYQDFTRVTKAIRDGEFFQNATINQAVDKAVAAGKAVHILGLLSDGGVHSHQDHIVAMAELAAKRGAEKIYLHAFLDGRDTPPKSAQPSIELLDAAFARLGKGRIASLTGRYFAMDRDNRWDRVEQAYHLIVDGAGQFNAASAVEGLQAAYERGESDEFVKATTIGTPVQVEDGDAVVFMNFRADRARELTRAFVEPGFKEFERKRAPQVSFVMLTQYAASIKAPSAFAPEALTNVLGEYLAKNGKTQLRIAETEKYAHVTFFFSGGREEPFEGEERILIPSPNVATYDLKPEMSAPEVTDKIVDAIENQRYDVIIVNYANGDMVGHTGVFEAAVKAVETLDTCVGRITEALDRVGGEALITADHGNVEQMEDECTGQAHTAHTCEPVPFIYVGKRPARIREGGVLADVAPTLLKLMGLEQPAEMTGKTIVELQ; translated from the coding sequence ATGAGTGCCACGCCAAAACCCTTGGTTCTGATCATCCTCGACGGCTTCGGTCACAGCGACAAACCCGAGTACAACGCCATCCATGCTGCCAACACGCCGGTCTACGACCGCCTGCGTGCAACCTACCCACACGGCCTGATCTCCGGTAGCGGTATGGATGTCGGCCTGCCGGACGGGCAGATGGGCAACTCCGAAGTCGGTCACATGAACCTCGGCGCCGGGCGCGTGGTGTACCAGGACTTCACCCGTGTGACCAAGGCGATCCGCGACGGCGAGTTCTTCCAGAACGCGACGATCAACCAGGCCGTGGACAAGGCCGTGGCTGCCGGCAAGGCCGTGCACATCCTCGGCCTGCTCTCCGACGGCGGCGTGCACAGTCACCAGGATCACATCGTCGCCATGGCCGAACTGGCCGCCAAGCGCGGCGCCGAGAAGATCTACCTGCACGCCTTCCTCGACGGCCGCGACACCCCACCGAAAAGCGCACAACCTTCGATCGAGCTGCTCGATGCCGCCTTCGCCCGCCTAGGCAAAGGCCGCATCGCCAGCCTCACCGGCCGCTATTTCGCCATGGACCGCGACAACCGCTGGGACCGCGTCGAGCAGGCCTACCACCTGATCGTCGACGGCGCCGGCCAGTTCAACGCCGCCAGCGCCGTCGAAGGCCTGCAGGCCGCCTACGAACGTGGCGAGAGCGACGAGTTCGTCAAGGCCACCACCATCGGCACGCCGGTGCAGGTGGAAGATGGCGACGCCGTGGTGTTCATGAACTTCCGCGCCGACCGCGCCCGTGAACTGACCCGCGCCTTCGTCGAGCCCGGCTTCAAGGAGTTCGAGCGCAAGCGTGCACCGCAGGTCAGCTTCGTCATGCTTACCCAGTACGCGGCGAGCATCAAGGCGCCTAGCGCCTTCGCTCCAGAAGCGCTGACCAACGTGCTCGGCGAATACCTGGCGAAGAACGGCAAGACCCAGCTGCGCATCGCCGAGACCGAGAAATACGCCCACGTCACCTTCTTCTTCTCCGGCGGTCGCGAAGAGCCGTTCGAGGGCGAAGAACGCATCCTGATTCCGTCGCCGAATGTCGCCACCTACGACCTCAAGCCGGAAATGAGCGCGCCGGAAGTCACCGACAAGATCGTCGATGCCATCGAGAACCAGCGTTATGACGTGATCATCGTCAACTACGCCAACGGCGACATGGTCGGCCACACCGGCGTGTTCGAGGCGGCGGTCAAGGCCGTGGAAACACTCGACACCTGCGTGGGCCGCATCACCGAGGCGCTGGACAGGGTTGGTGGCGAAGCGCTGATCACCGCCGACCACGGCAACGTCGAGCAGATGGAAGACGAATGCACAGGCCAGGCGCACACCGCACACACCTGCGAGCCGGTGCCCTTCATCTACGTTGGCAAGCGCCCGGCGCGCATCCGCGAAGGCGGCGTCCTGGCTGACGTGGCGCCGACCCTGCTCAAGCTGATGGGCCTGGAACAGCCCGCCGAAATGACCGGCAAGACCATCGTCGAGCTGCAGTAA
- a CDS encoding substrate-binding periplasmic protein, with amino-acid sequence MFKRLLITLGGTLVVLAGAARAEVDPNFNVVLLTENFPPYNMAVNGKNFAQEENINGIAVDIVKEMFKRAGVQYNLTLRFPWDRIYKLALEKPGYGVFVTARLPEREQLFKWVGPIGPDDWVLLAKGDNPINLTSLDEAKSHRIGAYKGDAISEYLTEKGVEHSTSLRDQENARKLATGQIDLWATGDPAGRYLAKQEGISGLKTVLRFNSAELYLALNKDMPDEIVARLQAALDQMRAEGFVDKTLNSYL; translated from the coding sequence ATGTTCAAACGCCTGCTGATCACGCTGGGCGGCACCCTTGTGGTGCTGGCTGGCGCTGCTCGCGCCGAAGTGGATCCGAATTTCAACGTGGTCCTGCTTACCGAGAACTTCCCGCCCTACAACATGGCGGTCAATGGCAAGAATTTCGCCCAGGAAGAAAACATCAACGGCATCGCCGTGGATATCGTCAAGGAAATGTTCAAGCGTGCCGGGGTTCAGTACAACCTGACCCTGCGCTTCCCCTGGGACCGCATCTACAAGCTGGCCCTGGAAAAACCGGGTTATGGCGTGTTCGTCACTGCCCGCCTGCCGGAGCGTGAGCAACTGTTCAAATGGGTCGGCCCCATCGGCCCGGACGACTGGGTGCTGCTGGCCAAGGGTGACAACCCGATCAACCTGACCAGCCTGGACGAGGCCAAGTCGCATCGCATCGGCGCCTACAAGGGCGATGCCATCTCCGAATACCTGACGGAGAAGGGCGTCGAGCACAGCACCTCGCTGCGTGACCAGGAGAATGCGCGCAAGCTGGCGACCGGGCAAATAGACCTCTGGGCGACGGGAGACCCGGCCGGTCGCTACCTGGCCAAGCAGGAGGGCATCTCCGGCCTGAAGACCGTTTTGCGCTTCAACAGTGCCGAGTTGTACCTGGCGTTGAACAAGGACATGCCCGATGAGATCGTCGCCAGGCTGCAGGCTGCGCTGGATCAGATGCGCGCCGAAGGCTTCGTGGACAAGACTCTGAACAGCTACCTGTAA
- a CDS encoding substrate-binding periplasmic protein, with protein MLKTLKKSLFVALFLASGFAHAELPADYKVVLLTENFPPFNMAVDDKNFARDDGIDGIAADIVREMFKRAGIDYTLTLRFPWDRLYRLTLDKPNYGLFSTSYTEERKPLFKWVGPIGKTRWVLLSAPGSDIKVSSLQEAAKYRIGAYKNDAVSQHLESQGLSPINALRDQENVKKLVRGQIDLWAATDPVGRYLAKQEEVSGLNTVLLFKEVDQYLALNKDTPDEVVERLQKALEEMRAEGFVDEITENYL; from the coding sequence ATGCTGAAAACTCTGAAGAAAAGCCTGTTCGTCGCCCTGTTCCTCGCCTCCGGCTTCGCCCACGCGGAGTTGCCGGCGGACTACAAGGTGGTGCTGCTGACCGAGAATTTCCCGCCCTTCAACATGGCGGTGGACGACAAGAACTTTGCCCGTGACGATGGAATCGATGGTATCGCCGCCGATATCGTGCGCGAGATGTTCAAGCGTGCAGGTATCGATTACACCCTGACCCTGCGCTTCCCCTGGGATCGACTCTATCGCCTGACCCTGGACAAGCCCAATTACGGGCTGTTCTCCACCTCCTATACTGAAGAGCGCAAGCCGTTGTTCAAATGGGTTGGGCCGATTGGCAAGACGCGCTGGGTACTCCTGTCTGCGCCTGGTAGCGATATCAAGGTATCGAGCCTGCAGGAGGCGGCCAAGTATCGCATCGGTGCCTACAAGAACGATGCAGTCAGCCAGCATCTGGAAAGCCAGGGGTTATCACCGATCAATGCCCTGCGTGATCAGGAGAACGTGAAGAAGCTGGTACGTGGACAGATCGACCTGTGGGCGGCCACCGATCCTGTGGGGCGTTATCTGGCCAAGCAGGAAGAGGTTTCCGGCCTCAACACCGTACTGCTCTTCAAAGAGGTCGATCAGTATCTGGCGCTGAACAAGGACACTCCGGACGAAGTCGTCGAGCGCCTACAGAAGGCGCTGGAAGAAATGCGTGCCGAAGGCTTCGTCGACGAAATTACCGAGAACTACCTCTAG
- a CDS encoding DUF2164 domain-containing protein translates to MARAKVPSLALEPAQEQAALLVLQRFLDERFELELGTFEVQEVLDLITRELAPHYYNKAILDVQAHLKDRFESIESDLWALEKS, encoded by the coding sequence ATGGCCCGCGCCAAGGTGCCGAGCCTGGCGCTGGAGCCTGCTCAAGAGCAGGCCGCGCTACTGGTTCTGCAGCGCTTTCTCGATGAGCGCTTCGAGCTTGAGCTGGGCACCTTCGAGGTGCAGGAAGTACTCGACCTGATCACCCGCGAGCTGGCACCGCACTACTACAACAAGGCGATTCTCGACGTGCAGGCGCACCTGAAGGACAGGTTCGAAAGCATCGAGAGCGACCTCTGGGCGCTCGAAAAGAGCTGA
- a CDS encoding rhodanese-like domain-containing protein has protein sequence MFANLIEFIINHYVLSGMFVVLLVLLIVTEMRKGGQSLSSRELTALVNSDKGVVLDVRAQKDFSAGHIVGSLHIPYDKVAARIAELEKHKAKTIVVVDAMGQHAGSIARELKKAGFTAAKLSGGIATWRGDNLPLVK, from the coding sequence ATGTTCGCCAACCTGATTGAATTCATCATTAATCACTATGTGCTGAGCGGCATGTTCGTCGTGCTGCTGGTGCTGCTGATCGTTACCGAGATGCGCAAGGGCGGGCAGAGCCTGTCGAGCCGCGAGCTCACCGCGCTGGTCAACAGCGACAAGGGCGTGGTGCTCGACGTGCGTGCGCAGAAGGACTTCTCCGCCGGTCATATCGTCGGCTCGCTGCACATCCCCTACGACAAGGTCGCGGCACGCATCGCCGAACTGGAAAAGCACAAGGCCAAGACCATCGTCGTCGTCGACGCCATGGGCCAGCACGCCGGCAGCATCGCCCGCGAGCTGAAGAAGGCTGGCTTCACCGCCGCCAAGCTGTCCGGTGGCATCGCTACCTGGCGTGGCGACAACCTGCCGCTGGTGAAGTGA
- a CDS encoding murein hydrolase activator EnvC family protein, protein MLRILALILLSSLIAPAIADQRADTQRQLEAARQDVAELKKLLEKLQQEKSGVQQQLKKTETEMGDLENQVKELQRELKGSEQEIQRLDQEKKKLQGARTEQQRLIAIQARAAYQSGRQEYVKLLLNQQNPEKFSRTLTYYDYLSQARLEQLSAFNETLRQLANVEQEITSHQAQLQAQKAGLDERHAKLAEARKERQQALAKLNRDFASRDQRLKARQQEQVELGRVLKTIEETLARQAREAEVARKRALAAQTAEQARPGSQPSGPLVTSGAVYGGPFASARGKLPWPVDGRLVARYGTPRGGDARTKWDGVLIGAPAGSQVRAVHGGRVVFADWLRGAGLLVILDHGNGYLSLYGHNQSLLKSAGDVVKAGDPIATVGSSGGQDTSALYFAIRQNGRPSDPAQWCRAQG, encoded by the coding sequence ATGCTTCGCATCCTTGCCCTGATTTTGCTCAGCAGCCTGATCGCTCCGGCCATTGCCGATCAGCGCGCCGATACCCAGCGCCAGCTGGAAGCCGCGCGTCAGGACGTCGCCGAGCTGAAGAAGCTGCTGGAGAAACTGCAGCAGGAGAAATCCGGCGTGCAGCAGCAATTGAAGAAGACCGAGACCGAAATGGGCGACCTGGAAAACCAGGTCAAGGAACTGCAACGCGAGCTCAAGGGCAGCGAGCAGGAAATCCAGCGCCTGGATCAGGAGAAAAAAAAACTCCAGGGCGCACGCACTGAACAGCAACGCCTGATCGCCATCCAGGCCCGCGCCGCCTATCAGAGCGGCCGTCAGGAGTACGTCAAGCTGCTGCTCAACCAGCAGAACCCGGAAAAATTCTCGCGTACCCTCACCTACTACGACTACCTCAGCCAGGCGCGGCTCGAACAGCTCTCTGCGTTCAACGAGACCCTGCGCCAACTGGCCAACGTCGAACAGGAAATCACCAGCCATCAGGCCCAGCTGCAGGCGCAGAAGGCAGGCCTGGATGAACGCCACGCCAAACTCGCCGAGGCGCGCAAGGAGCGCCAGCAGGCATTGGCCAAGCTCAACCGCGACTTCGCCAGCCGCGATCAGCGGCTCAAGGCGCGCCAGCAGGAACAGGTCGAACTGGGTCGCGTACTCAAGACAATCGAGGAAACCCTGGCCCGCCAGGCACGTGAGGCCGAGGTAGCACGCAAGCGCGCACTGGCCGCCCAGACGGCCGAGCAGGCACGCCCAGGCAGTCAGCCAAGCGGCCCCCTGGTGACGTCTGGCGCAGTCTATGGCGGGCCTTTCGCCAGCGCGCGCGGCAAGTTGCCTTGGCCGGTCGATGGCCGATTGGTAGCACGCTACGGAACCCCTCGCGGCGGCGACGCTCGTACTAAGTGGGACGGCGTGCTGATCGGCGCACCCGCCGGCAGCCAGGTGCGCGCCGTGCATGGCGGCCGAGTGGTTTTCGCCGACTGGTTGCGTGGTGCCGGTCTGTTGGTCATTCTCGACCATGGCAATGGTTATCTGAGCCTGTATGGCCACAACCAGAGCCTGCTCAAGAGTGCCGGGGACGTGGTCAAGGCCGGCGACCCCATCGCCACCGTTGGTAGCAGCGGTGGCCAGGATACATCGGCACTGTACTTCGCCATTCGCCAGAATGGCCGTCCGAGTGATCCGGCACAATGGTGCCGCGCGCAGGGATAA
- the hisH gene encoding imidazole glycerol phosphate synthase subunit HisH yields MQTVAVIDYGMGNLHSVAKALEHVGAGRVLVTSDAKIIREADRVVFPGVGAIRDCMAEIKRLGFDELVREVSADRPFLGICVGMQALLDRSEENDGVDCIGLFPGQVRFFGKDLNEEGERLKVPHMGWNEVAQAVKHPLWHDIPDHARFYFVHSYYIEAGKAQQVVGRGHYGKDFAAALAEGSRFAVQFHPEKSHAHGLQLLQNFIAWDGRW; encoded by the coding sequence ATGCAGACGGTAGCCGTAATCGACTATGGCATGGGCAACCTGCACTCGGTCGCCAAGGCGCTGGAGCATGTCGGCGCTGGTCGTGTGCTGGTGACCAGTGACGCCAAGATCATCCGCGAAGCCGACCGGGTGGTGTTTCCCGGTGTTGGCGCGATCCGCGATTGCATGGCCGAGATCAAGCGCCTGGGCTTCGACGAGCTGGTGCGTGAAGTCAGCGCCGACCGCCCGTTCCTCGGTATTTGCGTCGGCATGCAGGCCTTGCTCGACCGCAGCGAAGAGAACGACGGCGTCGATTGCATCGGTCTGTTCCCCGGCCAGGTACGCTTCTTTGGCAAGGACCTGAACGAGGAGGGCGAGCGTCTGAAGGTGCCGCATATGGGCTGGAACGAAGTGGCGCAGGCGGTGAAACATCCGTTGTGGCACGACATCCCCGATCATGCGCGCTTCTATTTCGTGCACAGCTATTACATCGAGGCCGGCAAGGCGCAGCAGGTGGTCGGTCGCGGTCACTATGGCAAGGACTTCGCCGCCGCGCTGGCCGAAGGCTCGCGCTTCGCCGTGCAGTTCCACCCGGAGAAGAGCCACGCCCACGGCCTGCAGTTGCTGCAGAACTTCATCGCCTGGGATGGCCGCTGGTAA
- a CDS encoding substrate-binding periplasmic protein, producing the protein MFLLRFVTILALTCGLSLARAESLVLLTENLPPFNMSVTGNNFARDDNVTGISTDILRVVCERAEVDCQLILRFPWQRVYQQTLNDAGYGLFSTARTAEREKLFKWVGPVASNDWVLFAKGDSAIQLASLDDARRYRIGGYKGDAKTQFLLDKGFELQTALRDNENVHKLNRGQIDLWLASSQAGRFMARQEGMENLKVVQHLHTADLYLALNLQTPDELVQKLQKTLDSLRAEGALKAIEDRY; encoded by the coding sequence ATGTTCCTTCTTCGATTCGTGACCATCCTGGCCCTGACCTGCGGCCTCAGCCTAGCGCGCGCAGAGTCGCTGGTGCTGCTCACGGAAAATCTGCCGCCGTTCAACATGTCGGTCACTGGCAACAATTTCGCCCGAGACGACAATGTCACCGGTATCAGCACCGATATCCTGCGTGTCGTGTGCGAGCGCGCCGAAGTCGACTGTCAGCTGATCCTGCGTTTCCCCTGGCAGCGCGTTTACCAGCAGACCCTGAACGATGCTGGTTACGGACTGTTCTCGACGGCGCGCACGGCCGAGCGCGAGAAGTTGTTCAAGTGGGTCGGTCCGGTCGCCAGTAATGACTGGGTGCTATTCGCCAAGGGCGACAGCGCCATTCAGCTGGCCTCGCTGGACGATGCCCGGCGCTACCGCATCGGCGGCTACAAGGGCGATGCCAAGACCCAGTTCCTGCTGGACAAGGGTTTCGAGCTGCAGACGGCACTGCGCGACAACGAGAACGTGCACAAGTTGAACCGTGGCCAGATCGACCTCTGGCTGGCCTCCAGCCAGGCGGGCCGTTTCATGGCGCGTCAGGAGGGTATGGAGAACCTCAAGGTGGTGCAGCATCTGCATACTGCTGATCTGTATCTGGCGCTCAACCTGCAGACCCCTGATGAGCTGGTGCAGAAGTTGCAAAAGACACTGGATTCACTGCGGGCCGAGGGTGCGCTGAAAGCCATCGAAGACCGCTATTGA
- the hisA gene encoding 1-(5-phosphoribosyl)-5-[(5-phosphoribosylamino)methylideneamino]imidazole-4-carboxamide isomerase, with translation MLIIPAIDLKDGACVRLRQGRMDDSTVFSDDPVSMAAKWVEGGCRRLHLVDLNGAFEGQPVNGEVVTAIAKRYPTLPIQIGGGIRTLETIEHYVRAGVSYVIIGTKAVKEPEFVTEACKAFPGKVIVGLDAKDGFVATDGWAEVSSVQATDLAKRFEADGVSAIVYTDIAKDGMMQGCNVEATAALAAASRIPVIASGGIHNLGDIEKLLLARSPGIIGAITGRAIYEGTLDVAEAQAFCDNFSN, from the coding sequence ATGCTGATTATCCCCGCTATCGATCTCAAGGACGGCGCTTGCGTGCGTCTGCGTCAGGGCCGCATGGACGACTCCACGGTCTTTTCCGATGACCCGGTGAGCATGGCCGCCAAGTGGGTAGAGGGCGGTTGCCGTCGCCTGCACCTGGTTGATCTGAACGGTGCCTTCGAAGGCCAGCCGGTCAATGGCGAAGTGGTCACTGCCATCGCCAAGCGCTACCCGACCCTGCCAATTCAGATCGGCGGTGGCATCCGCACCCTGGAGACCATCGAGCACTACGTGCGCGCCGGTGTCAGCTACGTGATCATTGGCACCAAGGCAGTCAAGGAGCCTGAGTTCGTTACCGAGGCGTGCAAGGCCTTCCCCGGCAAGGTGATCGTCGGCCTGGATGCCAAGGACGGTTTCGTCGCCACCGACGGCTGGGCTGAAGTCTCCAGCGTGCAGGCCACCGACCTGGCCAAGCGCTTCGAGGCTGATGGCGTGTCCGCCATCGTTTATACCGACATCGCCAAAGACGGCATGATGCAGGGCTGCAACGTCGAGGCCACCGCCGCGCTGGCCGCTGCCAGCAGGATTCCGGTGATCGCTTCCGGCGGCATCCACAACCTCGGTGATATCGAGAAGCTGCTGCTAGCGCGTTCGCCCGGCATCATCGGCGCCATCACCGGCCGTGCCATCTACGAAGGCACTCTGGATGTGGCCGAAGCCCAGGCTTTCTGCGACAACTTCAGCAATTAA